The following proteins are co-located in the Microbacterium immunditiarum genome:
- a CDS encoding phospholipase: protein MLSQPTSALPAAPAAPEPAATPKRRRATALTAGAVLGTTMGLVALTGFTAASMPLASGASAAVAGPVQVAGTALAALTDTSEPALFEKIGDDADAALRATDAAVARAKQVEADAVASGLDLGEGPTTVDTTDLRKAAHRVETFVGLPPMLPSLTSTVIEHLEDVVTETNALKARHDAAVQRKAEADAAAAAAAEAQRQAEAAAAALAAANTVEGAQAFARDVAASQYGWGGDQFSCLVNLWNRESGWNYQAYNAGSGATGIPQALPGSKMASAGADWQTSARTQIVWGLDYIARAYGSPCGAWGHSNAFNWY, encoded by the coding sequence ATGCTCTCTCAGCCCACGTCCGCCCTGCCCGCCGCTCCCGCCGCACCCGAACCCGCCGCCACCCCGAAGCGTCGTCGTGCGACGGCGCTGACCGCCGGCGCGGTGCTCGGCACCACGATGGGCCTGGTCGCCCTGACCGGATTCACCGCCGCTTCGATGCCGCTCGCCTCGGGCGCCTCGGCCGCGGTCGCGGGCCCCGTGCAGGTGGCCGGAACGGCCCTCGCGGCGCTCACCGACACGAGCGAGCCGGCGCTGTTCGAGAAGATCGGGGACGACGCCGACGCGGCGCTCCGCGCGACGGACGCGGCGGTGGCGCGCGCGAAGCAGGTCGAGGCGGATGCCGTGGCATCCGGTCTCGATCTCGGTGAGGGTCCCACCACTGTCGACACGACCGACCTCCGCAAGGCCGCCCACCGCGTCGAGACGTTCGTCGGGCTGCCGCCGATGCTCCCCTCGCTCACCAGCACCGTGATCGAGCACCTCGAGGACGTCGTCACCGAGACCAACGCGCTCAAGGCGCGGCACGACGCCGCCGTGCAGCGCAAGGCCGAGGCGGATGCCGCGGCCGCGGCCGCCGCCGAGGCGCAGCGCCAGGCCGAGGCAGCGGCGGCGGCGCTCGCCGCCGCGAACACCGTCGAGGGCGCGCAGGCGTTCGCCCGCGACGTCGCCGCGTCGCAGTACGGCTGGGGCGGCGACCAGTTCTCGTGCCTCGTCAACCTCTGGAATCGCGAGTCGGGCTGGAACTACCAGGCCTACAACGCCGGAAGCGGCGCGACCGGCATTCCGCAGGCGCTGCCCGGCAGCAAGATGGCGAGCGCCGGTGCCGACTGGCAGACGAGCGCGCGCACGCAGATCGTATGGGGCCTGGACTACATCGCTCGCGCGTACGGCTCGCCGTGCGGTGCGTGGGGCCACTCGAACGCGTTCAACTGGTACTGA
- a CDS encoding alkaline phosphatase PhoX: MRIRTIAGAALCATAIALIPAGAATAANGPMGFEPIDGTPYATATDAWTEPFVIPSGFTQRLVADETVLDIYAGADDLTDMNTVNETGRQAGRYLYRTHEVGSNGAVSVVDLKTREAKVIAQDVGWRRLDGIRWTPWGTVLFAEETSGGRLFEAFLDPKDPTVVARVEERREVGILRHEGIEARADGTVFVIDELDGGSIFKFEPARRGDLSDGQLYALKLTGLTDAEQRWNSDTYKQKVGAFEWVALDMDQVVVDADAAANAVAATEFGRPEDVEVIGNTLYVANTSEDRVVAIDLAKRELTSFVERGLNVPVENSGAGVTGFNNPDNLAQGPDGLLWIVEDNYLSDVWVAGVDNNQDGAADAVEQFASIRDTGAEISGIYFGKDPKTLFLNVQHPAKDLADGTWAITKR, encoded by the coding sequence ATGCGCATTCGCACAATCGCCGGCGCCGCACTCTGCGCGACCGCCATCGCCCTGATCCCCGCCGGGGCGGCCACCGCGGCAAACGGCCCGATGGGCTTCGAGCCGATCGACGGTACGCCGTACGCCACGGCCACGGACGCCTGGACCGAGCCTTTCGTCATCCCGAGCGGGTTCACGCAGCGGCTGGTGGCCGACGAGACGGTCCTCGACATCTACGCAGGTGCTGACGACCTCACAGACATGAACACCGTCAACGAGACCGGCCGGCAGGCCGGTCGCTACCTCTACCGCACGCACGAGGTGGGCTCGAATGGCGCGGTCTCGGTCGTCGACCTGAAGACGCGCGAGGCGAAGGTCATCGCGCAGGATGTCGGCTGGCGTCGCCTCGACGGCATCCGGTGGACCCCGTGGGGCACGGTTCTCTTTGCCGAGGAGACCTCGGGCGGTCGTCTCTTCGAGGCGTTCCTCGACCCGAAGGATCCCACGGTCGTCGCCCGCGTCGAGGAGCGTCGCGAGGTCGGCATCCTCCGCCACGAGGGCATCGAGGCACGCGCCGACGGCACCGTGTTCGTCATCGACGAGCTCGACGGTGGTTCGATCTTCAAGTTCGAGCCCGCCAGGCGCGGCGACCTTTCCGACGGCCAGCTGTACGCACTGAAGCTCACCGGCCTCACCGACGCCGAGCAGCGGTGGAACTCGGACACCTACAAGCAGAAAGTCGGCGCGTTCGAGTGGGTGGCGCTCGACATGGACCAGGTCGTCGTCGACGCGGATGCTGCGGCGAACGCCGTCGCCGCGACGGAGTTCGGCCGCCCCGAGGACGTCGAGGTCATCGGCAACACGCTCTACGTGGCCAACACGTCGGAGGACCGCGTCGTCGCGATCGACCTCGCGAAGCGGGAGCTGACCTCGTTCGTGGAGCGGGGCCTCAACGTGCCGGTCGAGAACTCGGGTGCGGGCGTGACCGGGTTCAACAACCCCGACAACCTCGCGCAGGGCCCCGACGGCCTCCTCTGGATCGTCGAGGACAACTACCTCTCCGACGTGTGGGTCGCGGGCGTCGACAACAACCAGGACGGCGCCGCCGACGCGGTCGAGCAGTTCGCGTCGATCCGCGACACCGGCGCGGAGATCTCGGGCATCTACTTCGGCAAGGACCCCAAGACGCTGTTCCTCAACGTGCAGCACCCCGCGAAGGATCTCGCGGACGGCACCTGGGCGATCACCAAGCGCTGA
- a CDS encoding alpha/beta fold hydrolase, which produces MDIILVPGMWLGGWAWYAVAPKLEASGHRPRAVTLPGMGRDDDDRSSVTMQDAVDAVIAEIDACEGPVVVVGHSAGCGIASLAVAACADRVARAIYVAGFPAVEGRPLVEGYDVQDGLIPLPQWPEFDEADLRDLGEAGQEALGAYAVPTPARVVGDPAHYAGDERRHDVPVTVIATEFSSEDLLSWIAEGAPPVQEFTRIKDVTYVDIPTGHWPMLTRPDELTEAILAQPPIGSGRVRTAVSAKEFHEASGVDEWRVLYFGAYAFYRSQSYDQGVRLAVEVGRIADELEHYPDIDLRREGVTVRTFSRRNGGLTGSDIELAQRVSAMASELGMESDPTNLQQVGLAVAHDPEVDVRPFFAAVFGYEELGMEDAIDANRRGPHLWFQPLEPAKSGRGRMHIDIAVPPDVARARIEAALAAGGRMADDSHAPEWWTLASPDNHGVDIAAWTDFSDE; this is translated from the coding sequence ATGGACATCATCCTCGTACCCGGAATGTGGCTCGGCGGGTGGGCGTGGTACGCCGTCGCGCCGAAGCTCGAGGCATCCGGTCATCGTCCGCGCGCGGTGACGCTGCCGGGCATGGGCCGCGACGACGACGACCGGTCGAGCGTGACGATGCAGGACGCGGTCGACGCCGTCATCGCCGAGATCGACGCGTGCGAGGGGCCGGTGGTCGTGGTCGGGCATTCGGCCGGATGCGGCATCGCGTCGCTCGCCGTCGCGGCATGTGCCGACAGGGTGGCGCGCGCGATCTACGTCGCGGGGTTCCCCGCGGTCGAGGGGCGGCCGCTCGTCGAGGGTTACGACGTGCAGGACGGGCTCATCCCGCTGCCCCAGTGGCCGGAGTTCGACGAGGCCGACCTCCGCGACCTCGGTGAGGCGGGCCAGGAGGCCCTCGGGGCGTACGCCGTGCCGACGCCGGCGCGGGTCGTGGGCGATCCGGCGCACTACGCGGGCGACGAGCGGCGACACGATGTGCCCGTGACGGTCATCGCAACCGAGTTCTCGTCTGAAGACCTCCTGTCGTGGATCGCGGAGGGCGCGCCGCCCGTGCAGGAGTTCACGCGCATCAAGGATGTGACGTACGTCGACATCCCGACGGGGCACTGGCCGATGCTGACCCGGCCCGACGAGCTCACGGAGGCGATCCTCGCCCAGCCGCCGATCGGAAGCGGGCGGGTTCGCACGGCCGTGTCGGCGAAGGAGTTTCACGAGGCATCCGGTGTCGACGAATGGCGCGTGCTCTACTTCGGCGCGTACGCCTTCTATCGTTCTCAGTCGTACGACCAGGGCGTGCGCCTCGCGGTCGAGGTCGGGCGGATCGCCGACGAGCTCGAGCACTATCCCGACATCGACCTGCGTCGCGAGGGCGTCACGGTGCGCACTTTCTCGCGACGCAACGGCGGGCTCACGGGGAGCGACATCGAGCTCGCGCAGCGCGTCTCGGCGATGGCGAGCGAGCTCGGGATGGAATCCGACCCGACGAACCTGCAGCAGGTCGGCCTCGCCGTCGCACACGACCCCGAGGTCGACGTGCGACCGTTCTTCGCGGCGGTGTTCGGCTACGAAGAGCTCGGCATGGAGGACGCGATCGACGCGAACCGTCGCGGACCCCATCTGTGGTTCCAGCCGTTGGAGCCGGCGAAGTCCGGGCGAGGCCGCATGCACATCGACATCGCGGTGCCGCCCGATGTGGCGCGCGCCCGCATCGAGGCGGCGCTCGCGGCGGGCGGGCGGATGGCCGACGATTCGCACGCGCCGGAGTGGTGGACGCTCGCGTCGCCCGACAACCACGGGGTCGACATCGCGGCGTGGACGGACTTCTCCGACGAGTGA
- a CDS encoding calcium/sodium antiporter codes for MPPLLWIALGLAALVLGAELVVRYGARLARQLGLPPILIGLTVVSIGTSLPELAVGIDAANNDAGSLAVGNIAGTNMVNLLLILGLSAAIRSVPLTLQTVRLDLPMMGGAAYLLLIFSVDGALEVWEGIPLVAFALIYTALLVRWTRRESALVLAEFAAEYPAPPRREHKIGAIAIQALLLIVGLAVIVFGADWLVDGAVELAQTLGVSDALIGLTIVAIGTSAPELATTIVSTIRGDRDIAIGNLIGSSIFNLTMILGVTLLFSPGAILIGPELVYIDLPLMVAVSFICGPLMTSGRMLSRREGTGFVIAYIAYLTYLIVTRT; via the coding sequence ATGCCGCCGCTTCTCTGGATCGCTCTGGGGCTGGCGGCGCTCGTCCTCGGAGCGGAGCTCGTCGTGCGGTACGGCGCGCGCCTCGCACGGCAGCTCGGGCTGCCGCCGATCCTCATCGGTCTGACGGTCGTCTCGATCGGGACGAGCCTTCCCGAGCTCGCGGTCGGAATCGATGCGGCCAACAACGACGCCGGCTCACTCGCGGTCGGGAACATCGCGGGGACCAACATGGTCAACCTGCTGCTCATCCTCGGCCTGTCGGCGGCGATCCGCTCGGTTCCTCTCACGCTCCAGACGGTTCGCCTCGACCTTCCGATGATGGGCGGTGCGGCGTACCTGCTGCTGATCTTCTCGGTCGACGGAGCCCTCGAGGTGTGGGAGGGAATCCCCCTCGTCGCGTTCGCGCTCATCTACACTGCGCTGCTCGTGCGGTGGACGCGTCGCGAGAGCGCGCTCGTGCTCGCCGAGTTCGCGGCGGAGTACCCCGCTCCTCCGCGGCGCGAGCACAAGATCGGGGCGATCGCCATCCAGGCGCTGCTGCTGATCGTCGGGCTCGCGGTGATCGTGTTCGGCGCGGACTGGCTTGTCGACGGCGCCGTCGAGCTCGCGCAGACGCTCGGCGTCTCGGACGCGCTCATCGGCTTGACGATCGTCGCGATCGGCACAAGCGCACCCGAGCTCGCGACGACGATCGTGTCGACGATCCGCGGCGATCGCGACATCGCGATCGGCAACCTCATCGGGTCGAGCATCTTCAACCTGACGATGATCCTCGGCGTGACGCTCCTGTTCTCGCCGGGCGCGATCCTCATCGGCCCGGAGCTCGTCTACATCGACCTGCCGCTCATGGTCGCGGTGTCGTTCATCTGCGGACCGCTCATGACTTCCGGGCGCATGCTGTCCCGCCGCGAGGGCACGGGATTCGTCATCGCGTACATCGCGTACCTCACGTACCTCATCGTGACCCGCACCTGA
- a CDS encoding aldo/keto reductase, with amino-acid sequence MQIPTVTLNDGTPFPELGLGTYNLRGAEGVASMVAAIEMGYRLLDTAVNYENEREVGEAMRRSGLPREALLVTTKIPGRHQGYDLAIESTNGSLATLGVDYLDLSLIHWPNPSRDLYLETWRSMIDLRAAGKIRSIGVSNFTEQMLRRVIDETGVVPSVNQIELHPYFPQAELRAVHAELGIRTESWSPLARRTELLTEQVLVELAHIHGVTPTQIVLRWHVQLGSTPIPKSGDHDRQRENADVFGFELTDDEVAAISALEGGRLWNGDPNTHEEM; translated from the coding sequence ATGCAGATCCCCACGGTGACTCTCAACGACGGCACGCCCTTCCCCGAGCTCGGTCTCGGCACCTACAACCTGCGGGGAGCGGAGGGCGTGGCATCCATGGTCGCCGCCATCGAGATGGGGTACCGGCTGCTCGACACCGCCGTCAACTACGAGAACGAGCGCGAGGTCGGCGAGGCGATGCGCCGGAGCGGCCTGCCGCGCGAGGCGCTGCTCGTCACGACGAAGATCCCGGGCCGCCACCAGGGGTACGACCTCGCGATCGAGAGCACGAACGGCTCGCTCGCGACCCTCGGGGTGGACTACCTCGACCTCTCGCTCATCCACTGGCCGAATCCGAGCCGCGATCTGTATCTCGAGACGTGGCGCTCGATGATCGATCTGCGTGCGGCGGGCAAGATCCGCTCGATCGGGGTCTCGAACTTCACCGAGCAGATGCTCCGGCGGGTCATCGACGAGACGGGCGTCGTGCCGTCGGTGAACCAGATCGAGCTGCATCCGTATTTCCCGCAGGCCGAGCTGCGTGCCGTCCATGCCGAACTCGGAATCCGCACCGAGAGCTGGAGCCCGCTCGCACGCCGCACCGAGCTGCTCACCGAGCAGGTGCTCGTCGAACTCGCGCACATCCACGGCGTGACGCCCACGCAGATCGTGCTGCGCTGGCATGTGCAGCTGGGCAGCACGCCGATCCCCAAGTCGGGCGACCACGACCGGCAGCGCGAGAACGCCGACGTGTTCGGCTTCGAGCTGACCGACGACGAGGTGGCCGCGATCTCGGCACTCGAGGGGGGCCGGCTGTGGAACGGCGACCCGAACACCCACGAAGAGATGTGA
- a CDS encoding S9 family peptidase, whose amino-acid sequence MPTPFDSLDSYIALPRIEGLALSPDGRRAVLTVATVKTDGTGFDRSLWEIPADATDAPPRRLTRSAKGEAAPAFTSTGDVLFVSARPDSDADEDDESGQLWLLPAGGGEARAVTRLAGGVSSIAAVAEAAGRVVASAELLPSADSIEAEAKLRAERKKKKISAILHESYPIRFWDHDLGPAEPHLLALDLADLRDTVGAVRDESAESDAASDEKDEKDAPTPYPASLPRPRDLTPKPGRSADAAGVAVSPDGSTVVAALRVPEGQDARYRLVAIDIETGEHTTLFDESRVDFEFPAISHDGSRLAFVRTDKATPDGPTQYELWVSAIDGSDARRIANEWDRWPSSLTFAADDASLVVTADQDGRGPVFLAPLDGGAPEQLTHDDFTYTDVHVDRMTGDLVALRSSWMAPSHPVRITRDRAVTPLAAPFELPDVPATMAEVETTAEDGARVRGWLLLPPDASAGKPAPLLLWIHGGPLNSWNAWSWRWNPQLAVARGYAVLLPDPALSTGYGLDFIARGWNAWGKAPYTDLMAITDATVARDDVDETRTAAMGGSFGGYMANWVAGHTDRFRAIVTHASLWALDQFGPTTDFSPYWESIFTPEAMMENSPHRFVEDIRTPLLVVHGDRDYRVPVGEGLRLWSELNRHFAAEDGSTEHRFLYFPDENHWVLKPQHAVVWYETVFAFLAQHVLGEEWARPANLG is encoded by the coding sequence ATGCCAACGCCTTTCGACTCGCTCGATTCGTACATCGCCCTTCCTCGCATCGAGGGGCTCGCGCTCTCACCCGACGGCCGACGCGCCGTCTTGACGGTCGCGACCGTCAAGACGGACGGGACCGGCTTCGACCGGTCGCTGTGGGAGATTCCCGCTGACGCCACGGATGCCCCGCCCCGCCGCCTCACGCGGTCGGCGAAGGGCGAGGCGGCTCCCGCCTTCACCTCGACGGGCGACGTGCTGTTCGTGTCGGCGCGGCCCGACTCCGACGCCGACGAGGACGACGAGTCCGGCCAGCTGTGGCTGCTGCCCGCGGGCGGCGGCGAGGCTCGAGCGGTGACGAGACTCGCCGGCGGTGTGTCGTCGATCGCCGCTGTCGCAGAGGCCGCAGGTCGTGTCGTCGCCTCGGCGGAGCTGCTGCCGAGCGCGGACTCGATCGAGGCGGAGGCGAAGCTGCGCGCGGAGCGCAAGAAGAAGAAGATCTCGGCGATCCTGCACGAGTCCTACCCGATCCGCTTCTGGGACCACGACCTCGGCCCCGCCGAGCCCCACCTGCTCGCACTCGACCTCGCCGACCTGCGTGACACGGTCGGCGCGGTGCGCGACGAGTCGGCAGAGTCGGATGCGGCATCCGATGAGAAGGACGAGAAGGACGCACCCACGCCCTACCCGGCATCCCTCCCGCGCCCGCGCGACCTGACGCCGAAGCCCGGCCGTTCGGCCGATGCCGCCGGTGTGGCGGTCTCACCGGATGGCTCGACGGTCGTCGCGGCGCTGCGCGTGCCCGAGGGTCAGGACGCGCGCTACAGGCTTGTCGCGATCGACATCGAGACTGGCGAGCACACGACGCTGTTCGATGAGTCGCGCGTCGACTTCGAGTTCCCGGCGATCAGCCACGACGGATCGCGGCTCGCCTTCGTCCGCACCGACAAGGCGACCCCCGACGGCCCGACGCAGTACGAGCTGTGGGTGTCAGCCATCGACGGCTCGGATGCTCGCCGCATCGCGAACGAGTGGGACCGGTGGCCGTCGAGCCTCACCTTCGCCGCGGACGACGCGTCGCTCGTGGTGACGGCCGACCAGGACGGCCGCGGCCCCGTGTTCCTCGCTCCGCTCGACGGCGGCGCACCCGAGCAGCTCACGCATGACGACTTCACGTACACCGACGTCCACGTCGACCGCATGACGGGCGACCTCGTCGCACTTCGCTCGTCGTGGATGGCGCCGTCCCACCCCGTGCGCATCACGCGCGACCGCGCCGTGACCCCGCTCGCGGCGCCGTTCGAGCTGCCCGACGTTCCCGCGACGATGGCCGAGGTGGAGACGACCGCCGAAGACGGCGCCCGCGTGCGCGGCTGGCTGCTGCTTCCTCCGGATGCGTCGGCCGGCAAGCCCGCGCCGCTGCTGCTGTGGATCCACGGCGGACCGCTCAACAGCTGGAACGCGTGGAGCTGGCGCTGGAACCCGCAGCTCGCCGTCGCGCGCGGATACGCCGTGCTGCTGCCCGACCCGGCGCTGTCGACTGGCTACGGACTCGACTTCATCGCCCGCGGGTGGAACGCGTGGGGCAAGGCGCCCTACACCGACCTCATGGCGATCACCGATGCGACCGTCGCTCGCGACGACGTCGACGAGACGCGCACGGCTGCGATGGGCGGCTCGTTCGGCGGCTACATGGCGAACTGGGTCGCCGGTCACACCGATCGCTTCCGCGCGATCGTGACGCACGCGAGCCTGTGGGCGCTCGACCAGTTCGGCCCGACGACGGACTTCTCGCCGTACTGGGAGTCGATCTTCACGCCCGAGGCGATGATGGAGAACTCGCCGCACCGGTTCGTCGAGGACATCCGCACCCCGCTGCTGGTCGTCCATGGCGATCGCGACTATCGCGTGCCGGTCGGGGAGGGCCTGCGCCTGTGGTCCGAGCTGAACCGTCACTTCGCCGCCGAGGACGGCTCGACCGAGCACCGCTTCCTGTACTTCCCCGACGAGAATCACTGGGTGCTGAAGCCGCAGCACGCTGTCGTCTGGTACGAGACGGTGTTCGCGTTCCTCGCGCAGCACGTGCTCGGCGAGGAGTGGGCCCGGCCTGCGAACCTCGGCTGA
- a CDS encoding SDR family oxidoreductase gives MKLAVAGGTGVVGTHVVDAATRRGHDVVVLSRRTGIDVRTGAGLAEAIAEADAVIDVLSTQTLSADVATEFFTETTRVLLDAEKRIGVPHHVALSIVGIDRAPYGYYAGKLAQERLVETGSVPWTILRATQFHEFAGQTYERATLGPLHLAVRMRTQPIAAREVAERLVALAEAAPSGRARDLGGPREENLADMIRAYARARGSRAWIPAISLPGEGGRRQRDGSLLPGPDAQLGTQTFDKWLAAQHL, from the coding sequence ATGAAGCTGGCCGTCGCAGGCGGAACAGGGGTGGTCGGCACCCACGTGGTGGATGCGGCGACGAGGCGCGGTCACGACGTCGTCGTGCTGTCGCGCCGCACGGGCATCGACGTGCGAACTGGCGCGGGCCTCGCCGAGGCCATTGCGGAGGCGGATGCCGTCATCGACGTCCTGAGCACGCAGACGCTCTCGGCCGACGTCGCCACGGAGTTCTTCACCGAGACCACGCGAGTCCTTCTGGACGCGGAGAAGCGGATCGGCGTTCCCCACCACGTCGCCCTTTCGATCGTGGGCATCGACCGCGCGCCGTACGGGTACTACGCCGGCAAGCTCGCCCAGGAACGGCTCGTCGAGACCGGCAGCGTCCCGTGGACGATCCTGCGGGCGACGCAGTTCCACGAGTTCGCCGGGCAGACCTATGAGCGCGCCACGCTCGGCCCTCTCCACCTCGCGGTGCGCATGCGCACGCAGCCGATCGCCGCGCGCGAGGTCGCCGAGCGACTCGTCGCGCTCGCCGAGGCGGCCCCGTCCGGCCGGGCGCGCGATCTCGGCGGCCCTCGCGAGGAGAACCTCGCCGACATGATTCGCGCGTACGCGCGGGCGAGAGGTTCGCGCGCGTGGATCCCCGCCATCTCGTTGCCGGGTGAGGGTGGCCGACGCCAGCGCGACGGATCGCTGCTCCCCGGCCCCGACGCGCAGCTCGGGACTCAGACGTTCGACAAGTGGCTCGCGGCCCAGCACCTCTGA
- a CDS encoding 4a-hydroxytetrahydrobiopterin dehydratase: MAVITSREFHEASGVTDWRATRAGAAAYFDTRDFNAGAAFVAEIAKLADAANHHPDVDLRYRGVTVRVVTHSAGGLTHKDVELARQISEAANRLGISADPSRLPPPTDPTHGGSPD, encoded by the coding sequence ATGGCCGTCATCACGAGTCGCGAGTTCCACGAGGCATCTGGAGTAACTGACTGGCGCGCCACCCGCGCAGGCGCCGCCGCATACTTCGACACGCGCGATTTCAACGCGGGTGCGGCGTTCGTCGCCGAGATCGCGAAGCTCGCGGATGCCGCGAACCACCACCCCGACGTCGACCTGCGCTACCGCGGGGTCACCGTCCGCGTCGTGACGCACTCGGCGGGCGGACTCACGCACAAGGACGTCGAGCTCGCGCGGCAGATCTCCGAGGCGGCGAACCGGCTCGGCATCAGCGCCGACCCCTCCCGGCTCCCTCCGCCGACGGATCCGACGCACGGAGGAAGCCCGGACTGA
- a CDS encoding DUF1918 domain-containing protein yields the protein MQAKVGDRVIIHGRTVGSPDHSGEVVEVRGHDDDPLLVVRYDDGHEAILSPGCDCEIRHAG from the coding sequence ATGCAGGCGAAGGTCGGTGACCGCGTCATCATCCACGGGCGCACCGTCGGCTCTCCGGACCACTCCGGTGAGGTGGTCGAGGTCCGCGGACACGACGACGACCCGCTGCTGGTGGTGCGGTACGACGACGGGCACGAGGCGATCCTCTCCCCCGGATGCGACTGCGAGATCCGGCACGCGGGCTGA
- a CDS encoding VOC family protein: MVASRVRWENVPAHVRDAVAALLGSPVVHAVSQPGGFSPGSADIVTCADGRRVFVKTATSDVNPEVVPIHRSEAVKAAVIPAAVPAPRFIGSADGDDWTVLAFELVEGRHPAVPWRKAELHAVLDTLSSTARAPLDAEARAVIPPIRTGLQPLADSWRQLLAEPEPAVVPLTEADGVTLADEEDVEWAVQHAARWADIADRGVELASGDALVHFDVRDDNVLLTPAGDAVLIDWPWALRTLGGRRHAARPRAIRRPRVRCARRDGLARGVRWRGFRDDRRDRGDHGGVPSREGTPAGSAGAPDAPALPATAGRGRVTASARARRLSRSASAMSEARVTLESSAARPGAASVIPHSSSGANMPSLNPYLSFQREARSAMQFYKGVFGGDLDISTFGEYEGMVQDPSETDLVMHAQLTTPDGFVLMASDTPTGVEYRKPAGISVSVSGDDEPKLERFWSALAEGGAVTMPFDVPPWGGRFGMLTDRFGIDWMVAYTPPQQ; this comes from the coding sequence ATGGTCGCGTCGCGAGTGCGTTGGGAGAACGTGCCCGCGCACGTCCGAGACGCGGTCGCCGCTCTCCTCGGCTCACCCGTCGTCCACGCCGTGTCGCAGCCGGGCGGCTTCTCACCCGGGTCCGCCGACATCGTGACGTGCGCCGACGGACGCCGCGTGTTCGTCAAGACCGCGACGTCGGACGTCAATCCTGAGGTCGTGCCGATCCACCGCAGCGAGGCCGTCAAGGCCGCGGTGATCCCGGCGGCCGTCCCCGCCCCGAGATTCATCGGCTCGGCCGACGGCGACGACTGGACGGTGCTCGCGTTCGAGCTCGTCGAGGGGCGCCATCCGGCCGTGCCGTGGCGCAAGGCGGAACTGCACGCCGTGCTCGACACGCTCTCCTCGACGGCACGAGCGCCGCTCGACGCCGAGGCTCGCGCGGTGATCCCGCCGATCCGGACCGGACTGCAGCCGCTCGCCGACTCGTGGAGGCAGCTGCTCGCCGAACCCGAGCCGGCCGTCGTGCCGCTGACCGAGGCCGACGGCGTGACGCTCGCCGACGAGGAGGACGTCGAGTGGGCGGTGCAGCACGCCGCGCGGTGGGCGGACATCGCGGATCGGGGCGTGGAGCTCGCATCCGGCGATGCACTCGTGCACTTCGATGTGCGCGACGACAACGTGCTGCTGACGCCGGCCGGCGACGCGGTGCTCATCGACTGGCCGTGGGCGCTGCGCACCCTGGGTGGACGCCGTCATGCTGCTCGCCCACGTGCGATACGGCGACCCCGGGTTCGATGTGCACGCCGCGATGGCCTCGCACGAGGCGTTCGATGGCGTGGATTCCGAGACGACCGCCGCGATCGTGGCGATCATGGCGGGGTTCCTTCTCGAGAAGGGACGCCGGCCGGATCCGCCGGGGCTCCCGACGCTCCGGCGCTTCCAGCGACTGCAGGGCGCGGCCGCGTCACGGCTTCTGCGCGAGCTCGTCGGCTGAGCCGAAGCGCCTCGGCGATGTCGGAGGCCCGCGTCACACTGGAGTCCTCCGCGGCGCGGCCGGGCGCGGCATCCGTCATCCCCCACTCATCATCAGGAGCGAACATGCCCAGCCTCAATCCGTACCTCTCGTTCCAGCGGGAGGCCCGGTCGGCCATGCAGTTCTACAAAGGCGTCTTCGGCGGCGACCTCGACATCTCGACGTTCGGCGAGTACGAGGGCATGGTGCAGGACCCGAGCGAAACCGACCTCGTCATGCACGCGCAGCTCACGACTCCCGACGGGTTCGTGCTCATGGCGTCCGACACCCCCACGGGCGTCGAGTACCGCAAGCCCGCGGGCATCTCGGTGTCGGTCAGCGGCGACGACGAGCCCAAGCTCGAGCGGTTCTGGTCGGCCCTCGCCGAGGGCGGCGCGGTCACCATGCCGTTCGACGTCCCGCCGTGGGGCGGGCGCTTCGGCATGCTGACCGACCGCTTCGGCATCGACTGGATGGTCGCCTACACGCCTCCACAGCAGTGA